From a region of the Phaseolus vulgaris cultivar G19833 chromosome 6, P. vulgaris v2.0, whole genome shotgun sequence genome:
- the LOC137832459 gene encoding fasciclin-like arabinogalactan protein 12: MMKQFIFYFHLVLLVFTFSTPTLAQSPAEAPKPPAKPVPATPAPAPAKPLVPSLPQSPMTDSSSNQDIIKILREAKSFNTLIRLLKTTQIINQVNAELVTTKSGGGLTFLAPDDGAFSQLKAGYFNSLDDRQQKALIQFHVLPFYVSSSNFDSLSNPVMTLASDSPNGYQINVTAYGNSVNISTGVVNATLTGIVYSDKTLAIYQVEKVLVPLDFSKPKPPAPAPTLANLNAPKSDKDNASAEDGDQGKTNRATSAANAINLISFHGTILVFLGVALVAAVTIPV, translated from the coding sequence ATGATGAAGCAATTCATCTTCTATTTCCATCTAGTACTTTTGGTTTTCACATTTTCTACCCCCACTTTAGCCCAGTCACCTGCTGAAGCACCTAAACCCCCAGCCAAACCTGTCCCTGCCACACCTGCTCCAGCTCCTGCAAAACCATTGGTCCCTTCATTACCCCAATCACCCATGACTGATTCTTCTTCTAATCAAGACATCATCAAGATTCTAAGGGAGGCAAAATCATTCAACACGCTAATCCGCTTGCTCAAAACAACACAAATTATCAACCAAGTAAATGCAGAGTTGGTCACTACAAAATCAGGAGGAGGCTTAACCTTTCTTGCACCTGATGATGGTGCCTTCTCACAACTCAAAGCAGGTTACTTCAACTCTCTGGATGATCGCCAACAGAAAGCATTGATACAGTTTCACGTTCTTCCGTTTTACGTCTCAAGCTCTAATTTTGATTCCCTTAGCAACCCAGTGATGACACTGGCCAGTGATAGCCCCAATGGGTATCAAATAAATGTGACTGCATATGGGAATAGTGTGAATATTTCGACTGGGGTGGTGAATGCCACTCTCACAGGCATTGTATACAGTGATAAGACACTTGCCATTTATCAGGTGGAGAAGGTTCTTGTCCCTTTGGATTTCTCAAAGCCTAAGCCTCCAGCTCCTGCTCCCACTTTGGCAAATTTAAATGCGCCTAAATCTGATAAGGATAACGCATCTGCAGAAGATGGTGATCAGGGAAAGACAAACAGGGCCACTTCAGCTGCCAATGCCATCAACTTAATCAGCTTTCATGGAACAATTTTGGTGTTCCTCGGTGTTGCTTTAGTCGCTGCAGTAACAATCCCCGTATAA
- the LOC137832457 gene encoding uncharacterized protein isoform X1: MTPQITKPENGRELNIVVHQTEDSQLLPLETSFPELNKTEKRKIYIGAASGNWREASSYDSEIHSYWWRIPLDDVGITALDVAVRMEQTGFVEKLVKRMEQEDMEKAFCLAAITGNVKIAEILLNKKRSLLWIRDKNDMLPIQLASSTGHILMTEFLFEKTSKDKENKLPLPDIKKLFIFTINNNIDTVTSKLLKAESKRLTVENEERVTAWEMLPQFLCKDTVGHQDVGSVYNRREKEKDTISAQLSKAMFNAAKTGNTNILELILKHYPNFIFEVNSCKQSLLHIAILHRQRSVYKLILKNEVAKNVLTKLVDSKGNNVLHLAGEMKQAKNQSRLSTHYVLMSSEDKWFQNVEKIVPPAMKTMRNKEGLTPKELFYRRHEELHKESISGLQDVANTLLVVATIVITLGITAGMTVPVEDIDSTRTPFFSKKIWYTFFFLSLAFGTCSCVSSMFFYASVILPACWAKPKDESVRLRQTKLVFGNVSLFASLALMFSALVCGCILIFEFLSSWILYFMCALGLVVLVVHLTLDYNRWIGIACSVLAYLEDAPTKATILWPIYKINHVFLTLAKRKTKI; this comes from the exons ATGACGCCGCAAATTACCAAGCCTGAGA ATGGTAGAGAACTGAATATTGTTGTCCATCAGACAGAGGATTCACAATTACTGCCACTCGAAACAAGTTTCCCAGAACTGAACA AAACGGAAAAGAGGAAAATATACATAGGAGCAGCTTCAGGAAATTGGAGAGAGGCTTCATCCTATGATTCTGAAATTCATTCTTATTGGTGGCGAATTCCATTGGACGATGTTGGAATAACAGCCCTAGACGTCGCAGTGAGAATGGAACAAACTGGTTTTGTAGAAAAGTTGGTGAAACGAATGGAGCAAGAAGATATGGAAAAGGCCTTTTGTTTGGCAGCGATAACTGGAAATGTGAAAATTGCTGAAATTCTTCTTAACAAGAAGAGAAGTTTGCTATGGATTAGAGACAAAAACGATATGCTTCCAATTCAGTTAGCCTCTTCAACTGGGCACATTCTAATGACAGAATTCTTATTTGAAAAGACTTCAAAAGACAAAGAAAACAAGCTACCCCTCCCAGACATTAAGAAGCTATTTATCTTCACCATCAACAACAATATTGACA CCGTCACATCAAAATTATTGAAAGCGGAATCAAAACGGCTTACAgttgaaaacgaagagagggtGACCGCTTGGGAAATGCTTCCTCAAT TCCTTTGCAAGGATACGGTTGGCCATCAAGATGTAGGTTCGGTGTATAATAGAagagaaaaggagaaagataCTATCAGTGCACAATTGTCAAAAGCAATGTTCAATGCAGCAAAAACAGGAAACACAAATATTTTAGAACTTATTTTGAAGCACTATcctaattttatatttgaagtGAATTCCTGCAAACAAAGCTTACTTCACATAGCTATTCTACATCGACAAAGATCTGTATACAAACTAATATTAAAGAATGAGGTTGCAAAGAATGTTCTGACAAAACTGGTTGATTCTAAGGGTAACAATGTGCTTCACTTAGCCGGAGAGATGAAACAAGCTAAAAACCAATCCAGATTATCAACACACTATGTTCTAATGAGCAGTGAGGATAAATGGTTTCAG AACGTAGAGAAAATAGTTCCACCTGCAATGAAAACTATGAGAAACAAGGAAGGTTTGACTCCTAAAGAACTGTTCTATAGGAGACATGAAGAGTTGCATAAAGAATCAATATCAGGACTACAAGATGTGGCAAATACATTGTTAGTGGTAGCAACTATTGTCATCACCCTAGGGATCACCGCAGGTATGACCGTTCCTGTTGAGGATATTGATAGTACACGTACTCCTTTTTTTTCGAAGAAGATATGGTATACGTTTTTCTTTCTATCGCTTGCATTTGGAACATGTTCCTGTGTTTCGTCAATGTTCTTCTACGCTTCAGTTATTCTTCCTGCATGTTGGGCAAAACCAAAGGATGAGTCTGTCCGATTGCGGCAAACAAAGTTGGTATTTGGGAATGTGTCGCTTTTCGCCTCACTTGCACTCATGTTTAGTGCTTTAGTTTGCGGTTGCATATTGATCTTTGAATTCTTATCCAGTTGGATCCTTTATTTCATGTGTGCACTTGGTTTAGTGGTATTGGTTGTGCATCTTACACTTGATTATAACCGATGGATTGGCATTGCGTGCTCGGTGCTAGCTTATTTGGAGGATGCTCCAACAAAGGCAACAATATTATGGCCAATCTACAAGATAAATCATGTCTTCCTCACTCTCGCAAAGagaaaaactaaaatatga